One Malaclemys terrapin pileata isolate rMalTer1 chromosome 9, rMalTer1.hap1, whole genome shotgun sequence DNA window includes the following coding sequences:
- the RAB9B gene encoding ras-related protein Rab-9B, with the protein MTGKSLLLKVILLGDGGVGKSSLMNRYVTNKFDSQAFHTIGVEFLNRDLEVDGRFVTLQIWDTAGQERFKSLRTPFYRGADCCLLTFSVDDRQSFENLGNWQKEFVYYADVKDPGHFPFVVLGNKIDKLERQVTTEEAQAWCLENGNYPYLETSAKDDTNVAVAFEEAVRQVLAVEEQLEHCMLGHTIDLHSSSKSGSSCC; encoded by the coding sequence ATGACTGGAAAGTCCCTGCTCTTAAAGGTCATTCTCCTGGGGGACGGTGGAGTTGGGAAAAGTTCCCTCATGAACCGTTATGTCACCAACAAGTTTGACTCACAGGCTTTCCACACCATAGGGGTGGAGTTCTTAAACCGCGATTTGGAAGTGGATGGACGTTTTGTGACCCTCCAGATTTGGGACACAGCAGGACAGGAGCGTTTCAAGAGCCTGCGAACCCCCTTTTACAGAGGAGCAGACTGCTGCCTGCTGACCTTTAGTGTAGATGACCGCCAGAGCTTCGAGAACCTGGGCAACTGGCAGAAGGAGTTTGTCTATTATGCAGATGTGAAGGACCCTGGCCACTTTCCATTTGTGGTCCTGGGCAACAAGATAGACAAACTTGAGAGGCAGGTGACCACAGAAGAGGCCCAAGCATGGTGTTTAGAAAATGGGAATTACCCTTACCTGGAAACCAGTGCCAAGGATGACACCAATGTGGCAGTGGCCTTTGAGGAAGCTGTGCGGCAGGTGCTGGCTGTGGAGGAGCAGCTGGAGCATTGCATGTTGGGGCACACCATTGACCTGCACAGCAGTTCCAAATCAGGATCTTCATGTTGTTAG